In Poecilia reticulata strain Guanapo linkage group LG1, Guppy_female_1.0+MT, whole genome shotgun sequence, one genomic interval encodes:
- the LOC103471450 gene encoding uncharacterized protein LOC103471450 isoform X2, translating to MPRIGCGLDRLEWXKVSQILQEVFKQTDITLTVFFKLVPDTLASSSTDLAPQDTERCVTPRSVYGAQGDRLFTQKNRLSLTKSRLLSSKPTNEPLRNKPGAGVFEPEPEPVVSLLDTDTEEEQRYPSQRYNDSYQKNPSTLYPTVNFLQFDDVYAEGHQADGPRDQTAAPEAAALANALAPALAPALAPGLLPHGLAEPALPLPTAPERQKTPEDLRFEPVTPLPSPRPPFATAFVATTQRPGVQPVDTVREQDDKVLTGGTRKRQAAVTRGRIKVLTGGTRKRQAAGPVQAIIRDRIKVLTGGTRKRQAAGPVQAVTRGGIKV from the exons ATGCcacg aATTGGATGCGGCTTGGATCGTCTGGAATGGWCAAAAGTCTCACAGATTCTGCAAGAGGTGTTTAAACAGACGGATATTACTCTGACTGTTTTCTTCAAATTAGTTCCAGACACTTTAGCTTCTTCGTCAACAG accTGGCTCCACAAGACACGGAGAGGTGTGTGACGCCACGATCGGTCTACG gtgCACAGGGGGATCGACTTTTTACTCAGAAGAATAGGCTTTCTCTGACTAAATCCCGACTTCTCTCGAGCAAACCTACAAACGAGCCGTTGCGCAATAAGCCGGGCGCCg GCGTTTttgaaccggaaccggaaccagtAGTGAGCCTTCTTGACACGGACACGGAAGAAGAGCAGCGTTACCCGTCTCAACGTTACAACGATTCATATCAGAAAAACCCGTCCACCCTGTATCCTACCGTGAATTTTCTACAGTTCGACGACGTCTATGCGGAGGGTCATCAAGCCGACGGACCGAGAGATCAGACCGCGGCACCAGAGGCAGCAGCGTTAGCTAACGCGTTAGCTCCGGCGTTAGCTCCAGCTTTAGCTCCAGGGCTACTCCCACACGGGTTAGCTGAACCGGCGCTACCTCTGCCAACGGCTCCCGAACGTCAGAAGACACCGGAGGATCTACGGTTTGAACCAGTTACTCCACTGCCATCGCCACGACCTCCATTCGCGACCGCGTTTGTAGCTACGACCCAGCGGCCAGGAGTTCAACCAGTGGACACGGTGAGAGAGCAGGATGACAAAGTGCTAACCGGGGGTACAAGGAAGCGCCAGGCAGCAGTTACACGGGGCCGAATTAAAG tgcTAACCGGGGGTACAAGGAAGCGCCAGGCAGCAGGTCCTGTTCAAGCGATTATACGTGACCGAATTAAAG tgcTAACCGGGGGTACAAGGAAGCGCCAGGCAGCAGGCCCTGTTCAAGCAGTTACAAGGGGCGGAATTAAag tgtga
- the LOC103471511 gene encoding perforin-1-like, with translation MLLTTTMLPDSTSALLLLGVLLVNSSVLSCRIGTQTECDAAPFVPGHNLLGQSFDISTLERKSAHVIDVKTYLTTRNTCILCSNPLQNDTLQKLPSSVVDFHAIPRCNPEIHSSFHTSASSLVQAYTSQDANDWAAGLEIEKFLFDNFDVGGTGSNIYKFVSQKIKEDRYTFSIHSVTCNHYGIILSTTPPLSLEFKQQLDLLPSHYNYSTKNEYRKFIQTYGTHYFRMVNLGGRLRRVTSSRSCLSSMNRLTSTQVHSCLSMGVAVGLGKEQLSSVQKSCISVLKNQDSATNFSSGLHQHFTEVSGGNGWLGEFSIFQNDSMGYMNWLKSLKEQPDVVSYSLQPLYKLIPSKQQEEMKAAIEHYLEDNALWNLPEEPHCDMTPNVASNCCPQHASRGTLSVTIVRGWGLFGDYIGPGESYAKMYYGSFQGRTKILDHSNPRWNTEFKLGMVDTSLPLLIQVWEDDVKYDDLLVQCRRYLIPGSHTFKCSEYYGNVETKYTLTCEPYVTGEKCSRYKPSPLETDDW, from the exons ATGCTTCTTACTACAACTATGCTGCCCGATTCAACttcagctcttcttctcctAGGCGTCCTCCTTGTTAACTCCTCTGTTCTGTCATGTCGGATCGGGACCCAAACAGAGTGTGATGCTGCTCCTTTTGTACCAGGCCACAATCTGTTGGGGCAAAGTTTTGATATATCCACACTGGAGAGGAAAAGTGCTCATGTGATTGATGTGAAGACTTATCTGACCACTAGAAACACCTGTATTCTCTGCTCCAACCCTCTTCAAAACGATACCCtccaaaaa ctTCCATCTTCTGTTGTGGACTTCCATGCCATCCCTCGATGCAATCCTGAAATCCACAGCAGTTTTCACACCTCTGCTAG CTCTCTGGTTCAGGCTTACACATCCCAAGATGCCAATGATTGGGCG GCTGGCTTGGAAattgaaaagtttttgtttgacaactTCGATGTGGGAGGAACCGGCTCCAATATCTACAAGTTTGTTTCACAAAAGATCAAAGAGGATCGCTACACTTTCAGCATACACAGTGTCACCTGCAACCATTATGG TATTATATTATCAACCACACCTCCCTTAAGCTTAGAGTTCAAACAGCAGTTAGACCTCCTGCCAAGTCACTACAACTACTCCACTAAGAACGAGTATAGAAAGTTCATACAGACCTATGGCACACACTACTTCAGAATG GTTAATCTTGGAGGGCGACTGAGACGAGTGACATCTTCACGAAGCTGTTTGTCCTCCATGAATCGGTTAACCTCAACTCAG GTCCACTCCTGTTTATCTATGGGTGTTGCTGTTGGCTTGGGGAAGGAGCAACTCTCTAGTGTCCAGAAGTCTTGCATTAGTGTCCTAAAAAACCAGGATTCTGCCACTAACTTCAGCTCTGGTCTCCACCAACACTTCACAGAAGTGTCAGGAGGAAATGGTTGGTTGGGGGAGTTTTCAATTTTCCAAAATGATTCCATGGGCTACATGAACTGGCTAAAGAGCCTGAAAGAACAGCCAGATGTTGTTTCATACTCCCTTCAACCTCTCTATAAGCTCATTCCAAGCAAGCAACAGGAAGAGATGAAAGCTGCTATTGAACATTATTTGGAGGACAATGCTTTGTGGAACTTACCCGAAGAGCCACATTGTGACATGACTCCTAATGTGGCTTCTAACTGCTGCCCTCAGCACGCCTCAAGGGGAACTCTATCAGTGACCATTGTTCGAGGCTGGGGTCTATTCGGAGATTACATTGGACCAGGTGAAAG CTATGCCAAGATGTACTATGGTTCATTTCAAGGCAGGACCAAAATATTGGATCACAGTAATCCGAGGTGGAACACTGAGTTTAAATTGGGCATG GTTGACACAAGCCTGCCTCTGCTGATTCAGGTTTGGGAGGATGACGTGAAATATGACGACCTTCTTGTACAGTGCCGGAGGTACCTGATCCCTGGCAGTCACACTTTCAAGTGCTCAGAATATTATGGAAACGTTGAGACTAAATACACGCTGACCTGTGAGCCGTATGTGACTGGAGAAAAGTGCAGCCGTTATAAACCATCTCCTTTAGAGACAGATGATTGGTGA
- the LOC103471450 gene encoding uncharacterized protein LOC103471450 isoform X6, producing MPRIGCGLDRLEWXKVSQILQEVFKQTDITLTVFFKLVPDTLASSSTDLAPQDTERCVTPRSVYGAQGDRLFTQKNRLSLTKSRLLSSKPTNEPLRNKPGAGVFEPEPEPVVSLLDTDTEEEQRYPSQRYNDSYQKNPSTLYPTVNFLQFDDVYAEGHQADGPRDQTAAPEAAALANALAPALAPALAPGLLPHGLAEPALPLPTAPERQKTPEDLRFEPVTPLPSPRPPFATAFVATTQRPGVQPVDTVREQDDKVLTGGTRKRQAAGPVQAVTRGGIKV from the exons ATGCcacg aATTGGATGCGGCTTGGATCGTCTGGAATGGWCAAAAGTCTCACAGATTCTGCAAGAGGTGTTTAAACAGACGGATATTACTCTGACTGTTTTCTTCAAATTAGTTCCAGACACTTTAGCTTCTTCGTCAACAG accTGGCTCCACAAGACACGGAGAGGTGTGTGACGCCACGATCGGTCTACG gtgCACAGGGGGATCGACTTTTTACTCAGAAGAATAGGCTTTCTCTGACTAAATCCCGACTTCTCTCGAGCAAACCTACAAACGAGCCGTTGCGCAATAAGCCGGGCGCCg GCGTTTttgaaccggaaccggaaccagtAGTGAGCCTTCTTGACACGGACACGGAAGAAGAGCAGCGTTACCCGTCTCAACGTTACAACGATTCATATCAGAAAAACCCGTCCACCCTGTATCCTACCGTGAATTTTCTACAGTTCGACGACGTCTATGCGGAGGGTCATCAAGCCGACGGACCGAGAGATCAGACCGCGGCACCAGAGGCAGCAGCGTTAGCTAACGCGTTAGCTCCGGCGTTAGCTCCAGCTTTAGCTCCAGGGCTACTCCCACACGGGTTAGCTGAACCGGCGCTACCTCTGCCAACGGCTCCCGAACGTCAGAAGACACCGGAGGATCTACGGTTTGAACCAGTTACTCCACTGCCATCGCCACGACCTCCATTCGCGACCGCGTTTGTAGCTACGACCCAGCGGCCAGGAGTTCAACCAGTGGACACGGTGAGAGAGCAGGATGACAAAGTGCTAACCGGGGGTACAAGGAAGCGCCAG GCAGCAGGCCCTGTTCAAGCAGTTACAAGGGGCGGAATTAAag tgtga
- the LOC103471450 gene encoding uncharacterized protein LOC103471450 isoform X3 gives MPRIGCGLDRLEWXKVSQILQEVFKQTDITLTVFFKLVPDTLASSSTDLAPQDTERCVTPRSVYGAQGDRLFTQKNRLSLTKSRLLSSKPTNEPLRNKPGAGVFEPEPEPVVSLLDTDTEEEQRYPSQRYNDSYQKNPSTLYPTVNFLQFDDVYAEGHQADGPRDQTAAPEAAALANALAPALAPALAPGLLPHGLAEPALPLPTAPERQKTPEDLRFEPVTPLPSPRPPFATAFVATTQRPGVQPVDTVREQDDKVLTGGTRKRQAAVTRGRIKVLTGGTRKRQAAGPVQAVTRGGIKV, from the exons ATGCcacg aATTGGATGCGGCTTGGATCGTCTGGAATGGWCAAAAGTCTCACAGATTCTGCAAGAGGTGTTTAAACAGACGGATATTACTCTGACTGTTTTCTTCAAATTAGTTCCAGACACTTTAGCTTCTTCGTCAACAG accTGGCTCCACAAGACACGGAGAGGTGTGTGACGCCACGATCGGTCTACG gtgCACAGGGGGATCGACTTTTTACTCAGAAGAATAGGCTTTCTCTGACTAAATCCCGACTTCTCTCGAGCAAACCTACAAACGAGCCGTTGCGCAATAAGCCGGGCGCCg GCGTTTttgaaccggaaccggaaccagtAGTGAGCCTTCTTGACACGGACACGGAAGAAGAGCAGCGTTACCCGTCTCAACGTTACAACGATTCATATCAGAAAAACCCGTCCACCCTGTATCCTACCGTGAATTTTCTACAGTTCGACGACGTCTATGCGGAGGGTCATCAAGCCGACGGACCGAGAGATCAGACCGCGGCACCAGAGGCAGCAGCGTTAGCTAACGCGTTAGCTCCGGCGTTAGCTCCAGCTTTAGCTCCAGGGCTACTCCCACACGGGTTAGCTGAACCGGCGCTACCTCTGCCAACGGCTCCCGAACGTCAGAAGACACCGGAGGATCTACGGTTTGAACCAGTTACTCCACTGCCATCGCCACGACCTCCATTCGCGACCGCGTTTGTAGCTACGACCCAGCGGCCAGGAGTTCAACCAGTGGACACGGTGAGAGAGCAGGATGACAAAGTGCTAACCGGGGGTACAAGGAAGCGCCAGGCAGCAGTTACACGGGGCCGAATTAAAG tgcTAACCGGGGGTACAAGGAAGCGCCAGGCAGCAGGCCCTGTTCAAGCAGTTACAAGGGGCGGAATTAAag tgtga
- the LOC103471450 gene encoding uncharacterized protein LOC103471450 isoform X5 — MAVLTESQYNELLGDLAPQDTERCVTPRSVYGAQGDRLFTQKNRLSLTKSRLLSSKPTNEPLRNKPGAGVFEPEPEPVVSLLDTDTEEEQRYPSQRYNDSYQKNPSTLYPTVNFLQFDDVYAEGHQADGPRDQTAAPEAAALANALAPALAPALAPGLLPHGLAEPALPLPTAPERQKTPEDLRFEPVTPLPSPRPPFATAFVATTQRPGVQPVDTVREQDDKVLTGGTRKRQAAVTRGRIKVLTGGTRKRQAAGPVQAIIRDRIKVLTGGTRKRQAAGPVQAVTRGGIKV; from the exons atggCAGTACTCACCGAATCCCAGTACAACGAACTTTTAGGAG accTGGCTCCACAAGACACGGAGAGGTGTGTGACGCCACGATCGGTCTACG gtgCACAGGGGGATCGACTTTTTACTCAGAAGAATAGGCTTTCTCTGACTAAATCCCGACTTCTCTCGAGCAAACCTACAAACGAGCCGTTGCGCAATAAGCCGGGCGCCg GCGTTTttgaaccggaaccggaaccagtAGTGAGCCTTCTTGACACGGACACGGAAGAAGAGCAGCGTTACCCGTCTCAACGTTACAACGATTCATATCAGAAAAACCCGTCCACCCTGTATCCTACCGTGAATTTTCTACAGTTCGACGACGTCTATGCGGAGGGTCATCAAGCCGACGGACCGAGAGATCAGACCGCGGCACCAGAGGCAGCAGCGTTAGCTAACGCGTTAGCTCCGGCGTTAGCTCCAGCTTTAGCTCCAGGGCTACTCCCACACGGGTTAGCTGAACCGGCGCTACCTCTGCCAACGGCTCCCGAACGTCAGAAGACACCGGAGGATCTACGGTTTGAACCAGTTACTCCACTGCCATCGCCACGACCTCCATTCGCGACCGCGTTTGTAGCTACGACCCAGCGGCCAGGAGTTCAACCAGTGGACACGGTGAGAGAGCAGGATGACAAAGTGCTAACCGGGGGTACAAGGAAGCGCCAGGCAGCAGTTACACGGGGCCGAATTAAAG tgcTAACCGGGGGTACAAGGAAGCGCCAGGCAGCAGGTCCTGTTCAAGCGATTATACGTGACCGAATTAAAG tgcTAACCGGGGGTACAAGGAAGCGCCAGGCAGCAGGCCCTGTTCAAGCAGTTACAAGGGGCGGAATTAAag tgtga
- the LOC103471450 gene encoding uncharacterized protein LOC103471450 isoform X4, translated as MRLGSSGMXKSLTDSARDLAPQDTERCVTPRSVYGAQGDRLFTQKNRLSLTKSRLLSSKPTNEPLRNKPGAGVFEPEPEPVVSLLDTDTEEEQRYPSQRYNDSYQKNPSTLYPTVNFLQFDDVYAEGHQADGPRDQTAAPEAAALANALAPALAPALAPGLLPHGLAEPALPLPTAPERQKTPEDLRFEPVTPLPSPRPPFATAFVATTQRPGVQPVDTVREQDDKVLTGGTRKRQAAVTRGRIKVLTGGTRKRQAAGPVQAIIRDRIKVLTGGTRKRQAAGPVQAVTRGGIKV; from the exons ATGCGGCTTGGATCGTCTGGAATGGWCAAAAGTCTCACAGATTCTGCAAGAG accTGGCTCCACAAGACACGGAGAGGTGTGTGACGCCACGATCGGTCTACG gtgCACAGGGGGATCGACTTTTTACTCAGAAGAATAGGCTTTCTCTGACTAAATCCCGACTTCTCTCGAGCAAACCTACAAACGAGCCGTTGCGCAATAAGCCGGGCGCCg GCGTTTttgaaccggaaccggaaccagtAGTGAGCCTTCTTGACACGGACACGGAAGAAGAGCAGCGTTACCCGTCTCAACGTTACAACGATTCATATCAGAAAAACCCGTCCACCCTGTATCCTACCGTGAATTTTCTACAGTTCGACGACGTCTATGCGGAGGGTCATCAAGCCGACGGACCGAGAGATCAGACCGCGGCACCAGAGGCAGCAGCGTTAGCTAACGCGTTAGCTCCGGCGTTAGCTCCAGCTTTAGCTCCAGGGCTACTCCCACACGGGTTAGCTGAACCGGCGCTACCTCTGCCAACGGCTCCCGAACGTCAGAAGACACCGGAGGATCTACGGTTTGAACCAGTTACTCCACTGCCATCGCCACGACCTCCATTCGCGACCGCGTTTGTAGCTACGACCCAGCGGCCAGGAGTTCAACCAGTGGACACGGTGAGAGAGCAGGATGACAAAGTGCTAACCGGGGGTACAAGGAAGCGCCAGGCAGCAGTTACACGGGGCCGAATTAAAG tgcTAACCGGGGGTACAAGGAAGCGCCAGGCAGCAGGTCCTGTTCAAGCGATTATACGTGACCGAATTAAAG tgcTAACCGGGGGTACAAGGAAGCGCCAGGCAGCAGGCCCTGTTCAAGCAGTTACAAGGGGCGGAATTAAag tgtga